The Castanea sativa cultivar Marrone di Chiusa Pesio chromosome 4, ASM4071231v1 sequence AAATGAGGATTTCTATTACAACCTCCCAAGGAAAGAGCTTCAAAGTTTGTGCAAAAAGTATGGATTGCCTGCTAATAGGTCACATTCTGAATTGGCAACACTGCTGATCTCTTACTTAGAGGTACCGCTTCCATGctacttgtttttgtttgactaAAATAAATCACATATAAAGGGAAGCCAGAaccttttttccccctttgtCTGCTGTTACATGTTGATCCTTTTACTGTGTTATTTCTGTTTGTGTACACCATATTACATATTTGAGCTCATAGTTATAGGCTCTTAGTGTGTATGTAttttacacacatttttctCCCACTTACCTTCATCTTAACCTTTTGGGATTGATGGTATTCTTTAATAGGGTATTAAGACAGCTTTAATTTGAgaatacctctctctctctctctctctttttttttttttttacttatcaaaatgaaaactaTTTGAGGTGTTCTCAAATTACAGCAACATGATCTGTGTAGAACAAGCATGTCATGCTCAAGGGTAAAAAGAGTCAATATGAACCATGGAATGGGTTTTTGAGCTAAGCTTAAAGGATTTAAAGGCTTATTTCCAATTGGTTTGAGCTAGTGCCAATATGGGGCACTCAGGCCCAAGCTTGCTTGGCTTGTTTAATTGGCAAGAGTTGTTGGTTTATATGGAAAGAATGTAATGAGCAATAAAAATGGGGATTACCCATTACCAGTTCTTGAGGGGAACCacttattttacattttagagTTAGTCTATGATAAATTTTAGTAGGTAAACTAACAGAATGGGGCCTAAATTGCCCAAATTTATTTTGTGCAAACTTTGCTAACTTGGAACTTGGGCTCAAGTTTGCTTGATTAAGCTTGTTCTTTAAAATTCCAATCAAGTCTTTGGTTAGGTGTGCTTGTGTACATGTATAAAAACATATTGTATGTGGCCTTATTGGTCATTTACTAAGTGCTTCTTTTCGTACAACTGAATTATTTCCTTTTGAATTGTTGAAAAGTATTGAAATATATGGTCTTAGTGTTACATATCTATCGAcccatttattattttcttgaatATGTAATTTATATCACAAAGCACTAgaaaaataactaaaagatCTTGCCATCATCACATATAAGCATATAACAAATTTACCATAATTGTTTAGAAAGTGGTCATTTCCATGAATTCAATTCAAAGAGACCAGGGATGTACTTAAACTTAAATTTTCATTCCTTGGTATAGACTAACTtgtctatattattttttacatactAAAAATGCTCTAATTCTTTGTATCTATTAGATTGTTCATTGTCATGCTTCTCTAAACTttctattttaataatatgcttTGAGTTCACATTTATTTAAGATGAAGTTGAAATTATTGTAGTCAAGTTATACACCCATCATTAATATTTGAGAATTTTCCAGAACAagagtttaaattcaaaatcatCCGTGGAAAGGGTAGGTGGGATCAATGGGGCTTCACCTCCTACATCATCAATACCGCAACTGCAGCCTGGAGCACTGTTCAATCCTGCAGGGGATGCCCGAAAAGGTTTCCAGTAATTAGCGATTGCCTAATAAATTTGAGCTTCTAATATATGAAATTAATCTTGTATTGCCTAATAGGACATTTTTCCTGACTTTGTGATGAGAACATCTTAAATGGATGAATGGCAACTGATTGCTTCTGTCACAGATGGCAATGGATTCATATTGTGTCTCAGAGAGGAAGATAAAAAGGGAAATTGCTCTCAAAATATTAAATACCATGATAAGGTTTGATTCCTTATGACTGAATTTCTTTTAGATAGATACTGAATGGCATACTAAATATATTCCTTTCCAATTATCAACATTCTTTAGGGCTTATTGTATTGGTATGTGAATGACAGTTTGTTTGGGAAAGATTTCTTGATTTAAGATACAGCTTGTGGACCCTATAAGACGGTgctatttctaatttttattaattggaGAGGGGTCTAAATAGCTGCATCTGTTTCATGGCTTCTCCTCCTAAGCCATTTTTAAGACCAATGGCCCAATGCGGCATGAAAGATTATAAAATTCTCAGATAAGAGAGAAGGATAAAGAGCCTGCTGCAGATATTGTCTGACTTCTCTGTATATACACCCTTGCTTAAAATGTAGAAGTTCAAATTACCCTTCACTAATAAATAACTCTTCTAACCCTCACTGTCAAGTTTGTGGACAGGTGTCTATCATGGTACATAATGcctaacttttaaaaaagatttGGAATTGGTTCTTACTTAACGTCTATGTAAAATTATCTCCCAATAGATCACGGAACATATGTTATTTGCTTCCTTATGACCATGTCTCACACGAGTTGAAACTAGATTTAGTGTGTTTGGTTCACTCATGACATACTTGTTTATTAGCTATATTAATTGCTAACCAATTAAAAAGAAGTCTTGATGGGCTTGTTATTAAAAAAGTGGATCTCCTCCAAGAGGAATCTCACCATTTCATCTCACATGTTGTATAAGCCGTAATCAATTTTTACTGGGGAAAAAATTGGGGGGTTAGCAAGACTTTAAGCATAGACCTAATGGGCAACCAGATTCTTCTATGATCTTATAAAATTGTTAGACAAGGAAGAAAGATACTGAGAATAGGAAAGAATGTTACCAAATATAGTGGCTAACTCCTCTTTATAAATAGcatttgttttaatataaaagTACAAAATTAACCCTCACTAATACGTGGGTCACCTAACAAAAGGATTGTATCATCTTGCCATTCGCCTCTAAAGGAAAGCACTGAATATCAGACATGGGAGAGTTTTATTTGGCTACAACTTTTAGCATGACTAGGTAAGATGGTGAAACAATTTTACACAAAGACTTTAAGCAAAGACCTTATGGGCAACCAGTCTTCTATGATCTTATAAAATTGTTAGACAAGGAATAAAGATACTGAGAATGGGAGAGAGAATTTACCAAATATGGTGGCTAACTCCTCTTTATAATTAGCatttgttaaaatataaaagtacAAAATTAACCCTCACTAATACATGGGTCTCATAACAAAAGTATTGTACTGTCTTGCCATTCTCCTCTAAAGGAAAGCACAGAGTATCAGATAAGGAAGAGTTTTATTTGGCTACAACTTTTAGCATGAATAGGCAAGATGGTGAAACAATTTTACACCAATAAGCTCTATCTCAAATGCACCTCATCTTCTTGTAggaacaaggtggagggtatgGGTTCAGGATTCACTGGACAGATGTAACCttccaataaaaaagaaaaaagatgatgaaaaaACTGTACTAATTCAACTAGGTGCAAGGAGAAGACAAAtctcttcctttatttatttatttatttcctttcttttttggttgtttgagtAGCCTGAGAAGCTGTGAATGCTACAGGTTGGGATCCCTTCTTTCTTGTTTGTAAAAAGATTTTTATCTGTTAGATTCCTATTGTTGCACCGTTAGTATTCATATGTGGCTTCCTATGCAGGATGCTTTTGGTGGTTCAGTATGTCATCTTAAGGAGATGTCCCACTCTCATATTGTTTTTCAACATGAAAAAGGTGGTCTTAATCATAATGAGACCCTAGGAGAATGCCCTGGTAacacttttttgggttttgcaaGAGATGGCACTGTGGAAGATATGTCCCAGATAAAATACAGTAACATAGATGTTGATGCATGTCCTGTAGAAAATGCTATTGCTGCCTCTATAATAAAATCTCCAAGAGTTCCTTCCGCTTCTTTTGAGTTTTATGTCATGTCAGAAGAGGGGATCAATCTATATGTTGATTTGAATTCAAGCCCATCAGAGTGGACGAAAAGATTTAAGAATGAGGTTTATATTTGCGAGGGTGTGCACAGGAACAAGTCGGGAAGTCTTCATCAGGACCTTGGGCACTTTGGAGAGGCTAATAAACAAACAGAAAATTCCTTTATAGGTAATGTAGATTCAGTCCAAATCAATGATGGTCATGTACTAAAAAGATCTTCCCCAAGTTCAAAAATGATAGAAGATGATCATATGGGGTTTGACCGACCAGATACAGGTGATGCATCTTTACTGTCCTCTGCAATAATGTCCTGCGGCATGGCCTTAGATGAATCAGAGAATTTGAAGAAAGATCAAGTGCTTAACTTGTCCGAACCCAGTTCTAATACACAGGACCAGATAAATTCTGCTGCTGAATCTTGTGCAAAAGATCAGTGTACTGTAATCCTTGATTCAGATGTCACTGACACTCTGCAGTTAAAGTCTGCATGCAATTCTGTGGTCAACTCAGAATCCAATTGTCCACTTAGCCCTCTCGCATCAAAGGATCAAAATTCAAAAGGTGATGACATTTTTGAGAACTCAACCATGCAAAACAGTTGCAGTCTTGTGAACCCTAGTGTGGTATATCCTGGATGTTCTGCAAGCGGTTCTCTGGAGATGCCAACATCAGATGTTGCAAGTAAAGATGCATCAACTTCAGCTTTTGAAACCGATGGCTTGCTGGATTTGGTTAATCTTAAGCGCAATACAGAACAAGGTGGATTAGCCAACTCAAGTGAGCTTAATCATGACCTTTTGCCAACATGTGTTGAAGAATGGGTATGCTCTATTGCAAAAAAACTTGTCTATTTCCTGAAGATCTGGATATGTGTAAATGCATTATATGGTGGTGTTTTACATGTACTGCATCATGTACTACCAATTTGAGAGTTTGAGTTTAATTACGCTAATTGTCaagtcaataaataaaaaaatgggcataataaaattatatatgaaatcTGACCTCACCTTGACAtgcaagggttttttttttttttttttttccccaatgaATTTCTACTTTGTGTTGTAGGAAATTGTTTGTTCCATGCTTGCCAATATATATTAGCAGAGGTAGTTGAGAGTGAATGTTTGAGaagtatattgtaatttttattgatctaattgtaaaattttggaGCACATTTAAACCCAGCTGCATGTCTATCAGTTTAAATGACAACAAAATGCCTGCTTTGCCTCTTTCTAGCTTGTTAGTCAGGTACATATTGGTTAGCAATTGATGGATTCTATTACGAACACTTGGTTTAGTATCATTTCTTATGACTAGTTATTTTGTCTGTGCTTGTCGTtggatatttttaaataaagtttgCAAGTATATTTTACCACACATATATGAGACATACCAGTCTAGGAATTTGACTATTCGGTTTGGGGCTTAGTTTTCTATTGGTTATTTTCTtccatggagagagagagagagtgagggagttaaatatgtgatgaatagttaactctctccctccctccctcccttcTTCCTTgtacagagaaaaagagagagagagagagagagagagagagagagagagagagaggatcgGGTGGAGGGAgggagtgagtgagtgagtgagttaATATTCATTATGTATGCCTGGAATTTAGGTTGCAAATGTAGATATATGGTTTTCTGCCTGGTAAATTCAATCATGTTGAAATTTTGTGACAATATCCTTTTGTGTACAGGAGAGGAGCAACATTATCAATGGAAGGGAGAGTTCAGAGTAATCTTTCTTCTCAGTCATATTTCTTGTTATGGCATGTCTAAATTTGCTGTTGTAATCTGAGAACGAATCTATTTTGCTCCTTTCAGATGCTCACAGATCAATAACTCAGTTGAGAGGACTTGTATAAGCTCTAATGATACAGAATCTAAAGAACTTCACAAAAAGAGGAAACATGTGGATGGAGAAGATCGAAGTCCCTATGGTAAACCTGATGCAAAGATTTTAAGAAGCTCAAATCATAGTGCTCGTGGAGCAATTCCTAGAAGATCCATGAGGCTGATTTCTaaggttatttttttttgatactttCCTCTTTAGATTTGCAATTGATTGTGGCTTTGGTTACCACAGTAAACGTAAGCCATCCATCTTtctttattggtaagttacgcATGCATACCCTCCAACCAATTATCTTGAGAGAGGAAGTGCCAATTAAGCTATAGCTCATTGGCAACTTCACCCTTCATATTGtttcaaatcatttttaaatgtgcTTAATCTGTTTTTCTTAGCACTTCAAAGGGTACTTTTGTTTCATGTATAATTTCTTTTGCAAATACTTCTTTTGGGTTAAAAGAAACggtgaatttaatttttgttcctGTGTTCTTTTAGCCAttgggaaatataaaatattcccctTTTTTGTTCCCCAATAAATTTGGTAgtaatttttctgttttttttttttttttaaaatttttttttttttctccttcttgaTACAATTTTGTTCCAAAGGTTAAATGTAGTCTTTAAACCAAATGTTTGGTAACTAACTGTAAAGATATCATTCTACTTGCTGCCATTTGCTCCCTCAGGCTTTTTCCCCCTTCTTGGTTTCAGTGTCACTgctagaatttttatttatttattaattattttttaataagtagtGTCACTGCTAGAAATTGAATGAAAGgaatataaaatatagaataaacAATGAATGTGCCAAAACCCTATATTATGCTTTGTTCCTTTTCCAAATATTAGCCTCATAGATACCATCTGATTCTTATACTTTTGTGTCTCGGAGCCTGTTATGTCATTCCTAAATGGTGCAAGAGAACTAATCAGTTACTCATCctgtgaaaaaaatttcaaagttttaTGAGCACTTGAGTATTGAGCTTTCCCCACCCCCAccccaccttttttttattcctcttctttttttagaggAGCCATGCTTTTGAGTCTTGGTTGAACTTTCTGTGCAAACCAGACTCTAACAGaaataaaatctcaattttagtttttatgaaaattacaaaaagatcaagaaaaattTTCCAATGATGTTCTACGCCAAACCCCTTTACCTGAAAGAACTCATCCTTCAAGTATGAAATTTCGAAATCTTCCATATTAGAAGAATAGATTTTTTGACTATTCAACCCCTTTGCCTTTTGTATTCTTTTCAGATATGCATTTAACCTGTTGAACCAAACAAGCAACTTGAATTCAAAATAGAGAAGATTACCCAAATTAGAACATCCAAATCAAATCTTTCATTCCCGACAAAATCAAATTGTTGTGATACTTCATTATTTGCAAAATCAATTGGATACTCGGGATTCTGGCCTTCTATTTTGGAAATTTCCTCATTTAATAGATCTTTGCTTTCTATCTTTTTAACTTCCTCAATCAACTCCATTTTTTCCTCTTGACCTcttcataattttttcatcaacttCCAAATATTCagtttgatttgatttcttTGGCATAACTATTGAATGGAGCTTTCTTCTTAAATAAATCAAAGGTTCTGACTTCTCTAATAATACAAACTTTTGGTTTCATCCTTCTTCAACAAACAGACACGGCTCTTAGAAGCTACTTTTTCCTCAATCCATGGCTTACCTAAGAGTATATGATAGCAACATTTTGGATATGTCATAATTACAATGCAGAAACTTCATCATGATAGTTATACAAAATgtaatatgaaattaaaaatttattattagaccTATTGTTACCTGATGCATCCGAATCTGCAATTAGTTGTGCAAACTTTTCACTAACATAACTTTTAGGCGAATTACCTTATATGACAATTTGCACAACCTTTCCAACCCTCCAAGACAATACATAACGATTAAATTTATGATTCATGAAAGTTCGTCATTTCCGTTGGTGTCTTCCCTATAGAGGTGCCTATGAgaatatccaaaaaaaagtcTAACGATAGGTTAGTCGTAAAATAGATCTCTTACACAATCCCATTTCCTATCCCTGTTCCTGCCAATGTATAACTCCAAAGCATCAAGCCAATCATTGATCTCTTTGAATTCATGCTCTACATGCTTGAATATGTGTTCGGCTTGCTGTTTTAGGGTTTGTAATGCCTCCATCTTAACTTGTCAAGTAGCTTGAATGGCTTGCACCTTCTTGATCATCATCAACAAAGTGGTTGTTTTAAACTTTGTCACTTGCAGCCAGGCTAGTCAAGGCTTTAAAAAGGAATTGCTCCGGATGTAGTATGATAGCAGAAGAAATGTTAGAGTCTAATTATTCCTTGAGTCTACAAAGTTGAAATTCAGCACACCagatgagaaaaataaaagattggaATTCTGTAGATTGTATACTGTAATGATTCAAGATTTACCAATGTGAGATAAAATTAAAGGCTCCAAAGTAGTTATTTTGcaaggaaaaatatttttaaaacaatctTAATTAATATTAACCTAATGGCTCTAATTTTACTGAGAAAGCTGGaaacataaatttcaaaaattacaaaaaaaaaaaaattcagcaaaaatCTTCCAGCAATGTTCTATGTTAATAGGGTCCTCACGATCCTCTGGCTGCCAGTCCTTGCTATTTTTAGTGGGTTCTTGCTATTACACCAACCGTCAAGTTTACAATGACTATTCATGCTCTCCTTGTCAACGCCTAGATTTCGCCCATCCCATGGAGACCTGAGCATTTTATTTAAAGATGCCCTTGAACCATGTAGTtagttatatattatttttagcaaCTCAATTCAAATTAGTTGTGACAAAAGTACTAACCATATCTCCAAGTGCAATAATTTTTTCTGttagttattttatataagTGATGAGATTTTATATGAATGGAAGAGATACCTCATGTACACaaaattcctataaaaaaaatttaccttagTGAAATTAGTGGTACCAGATTTTGTTATTCCAGATGCAAACTCATATatgaaaattcaaacaaaagttGCATACTTGCTTCCCTTGCATTATAAAACCTTTCTCATCGTGTCCATGTCCCTTTTCCCTTTTCCATTTTGGAGCCTTCAGTTTGTGCTAAGGCACTTTTAATTGGGTTCTTCACCTTTATTTTTGTACCCAAGGAACAATATTAATGACAAGTGAGGTACTTAGAAGAAAAACTTTAGTTTGTTTCCGTCACTGCTTAGAGACTGCTTTGATGGAAAATATGCTTCTTTTTATATAATCTATATGTTAGCTTATTTCCATCACAGTTATTCTAAATatgtttggttttcttttgcAGTGAGTTCAAGCCATTTAGACCACAATAGAAGCATTGGCTCAAATGAAAACATATTTCAGTTTTTCTGTAGTGGGAGTACAGTCTATAGTAAGTATGAAACATTCCTCCACCCCTGTTTTGAAAGCAATAGGGTCAAGTTAGATGTCAAATGGAATTGAACCTATCCATTGTATTCTGTTTGGCATATGAAACAACTCTTTGCATTCTTCATGCGgattcattctttattttacaaAAGCCTTAACTTCAATTTCATGGGTTCTATTTTAggataatatatataatgaaaacaaTCTACTTTTCTGCATGGTATATATTGACaatgatttaaaaagaaaacaaagaaaagctGGACACCAGGAAATAATTTAAAAACTGTAAGAAGAGTGTGATTGAATGATTCCAGTTTCATGGATTGTTCAAATTCACCCTTACTATACTCTTAATATCTTTTTCTGACCTCattctttta is a genomic window containing:
- the LOC142631377 gene encoding uncharacterized protein LOC142631377; this translates as MANKENEDFYYNLPRKELQSLCKKYGLPANRSHSELATLLISYLENKSLNSKSSVERVGGINGASPPTSSIPQLQPGALFNPAGDARKDGNGFILCLREEDKKGNCSQNIKYHDKDAFGGSVCHLKEMSHSHIVFQHEKGGLNHNETLGECPGNTFLGFARDGTVEDMSQIKYSNIDVDACPVENAIAASIIKSPRVPSASFEFYVMSEEGINLYVDLNSSPSEWTKRFKNEVYICEGVHRNKSGSLHQDLGHFGEANKQTENSFIGNVDSVQINDGHVLKRSSPSSKMIEDDHMGFDRPDTGDASLLSSAIMSCGMALDESENLKKDQVLNLSEPSSNTQDQINSAAESCAKDQCTVILDSDVTDTLQLKSACNSVVNSESNCPLSPLASKDQNSKGDDIFENSTMQNSCSLVNPSVVYPGCSASGSLEMPTSDVASKDASTSAFETDGLLDLVNLKRNTEQGGLANSSELNHDLLPTCVEEWERSNIINGRESSECSQINNSVERTCISSNDTESKELHKKRKHVDGEDRSPYGKPDAKILRSSNHSARGAIPRRSMRLISK